A stretch of the Geovibrio thiophilus genome encodes the following:
- a CDS encoding cell division protein ZapA, translating into MSPESKEVHITVAGGHYSLRTEHEDVLKKAAGLLEDKFQESNDSSKIVNTHRAVVMAGLKVAVDSVELAELAAEAEAEVDRLNERLNEIDI; encoded by the coding sequence ATGAGTCCTGAAAGCAAGGAAGTTCACATAACCGTCGCGGGCGGGCACTATTCCCTGAGAACGGAACACGAAGATGTTCTTAAAAAAGCGGCAGGGCTTTTGGAGGACAAGTTTCAGGAATCAAACGATTCCTCCAAGATTGTCAACACCCACCGCGCCGTTGTTATGGCAGGTTTAAAAGTCGCCGTTGACAGTGTTGAGCTTGCGGAGCTTGCGGCCGAAGCCGAAGCGGAAGTGGACAGGCTCAACGAACGGCTGAACGAGATAGATATATAA
- the zapB gene encoding cell division protein ZapB produces the protein MELLEKLNILSSKIERLIDDRENLKNENEALKKKASELETEVSALIEERKTVREKVENILARIG, from the coding sequence ATGGAATTACTTGAGAAACTGAATATTTTAAGCAGTAAGATAGAACGTCTCATAGATGACAGGGAAAATCTGAAAAACGAAAACGAAGCCCTGAAGAAGAAGGCTTCGGAACTGGAAACAGAAGTTTCCGCACTTATTGAGGAAAGGAAAACGGTCAGGGAAAAAGTGGAGAACATACTGGCTAGAATAGGGTAA